The Buteo buteo chromosome 5, bButBut1.hap1.1, whole genome shotgun sequence DNA segment GGACACACCAGTCCTTGGTGTAGGGCTTGGGACCTGCTCAGCACCAGGAGATGATGTCCAGGGAGCTGTAATAATCTTGCTGGTGCTTCCcagtgggagggaagggggggaaaaaaaaaaaaagagagagacaagtAGGATGTCTCAAGGATGCTGCTTCTCAGTGCTGATGATgtgtcactttttttaaaatctaatccAAGCTAAGTGACGCAGCCCTTTACCTCCTgacatgggaaaaaataattgagaTAGGGTAACAACGCCACACTGCTCTGCCACAAGTACCATCTTGcccaaagatgatttttttttttcctctactatTTAGCAACAGTCCCAGGTACAGTTGATAGATTTTAGGTTGGTTTGTCTAGGTCTCATCTTTTGCTTCTCACTATTAAAATTGTATGATGTAACCTGTGTATCAAAAGCTCTGCAGTCCTCCAGGACCTCCTGGGTCAGACACTGCTGTTTGTCTTGACCTGCAGTCCAGTTGTGCGCAGCATCAAGTACAAGGAGGtcacaaagcaggaaaagaagctgtggctgctgcagccagggtTATGCCCCTGGATGTGCCTGAGAAGCCTGTCTAGAAGGCTTATGCCCTAGACAAGGCTGAGGGCTAGGCTTTTACATTCAATAAAACAGCCAGGGCACATAGTGGGAAGGGTAAACTTTTCAGGTGGGTACAACCTTTATGTTCCTTTTGCAGGCATTGCTTTGCTGTATTTGCACCTGTATGATGTGTATGGAGACCCAGCCTACCTTCAGGTCGCCCACGAGTATGTGAAGAAGAGCCTGAGCTGTCTGACAAGACGATCCATCACTTTCTTGTGTGGAGATGCCGGGCCCCTGGCAGTGGCTGCTGTTGTCTACCACAAACTGCAGAACCAGAAGCAGTCAGAAGACTGCGTCACTCGGTAAAAAACACTTGGTTACATCTTTGACCTAATGTTCCACTTGCTAATAGAGCTGGTCTGGGCTTGTACCAGGCACTCTCCACCAAGCCTGAATACATTTTGTTGCAGTCTTATGTGAGAGATAATCCAGTAACTTAGCAAGGCAGCGCAAATTTGTTCTGCCCTGGGGAAAGAGCTGGCTTAAGGACAAACATGCTTGCCTGGCAGCCTGCAGTCTGGGGAGCAAGGATATTGTTCAGCTGGTATTgctatcttaaaaataattccagtaaacacagaagaaaaaaaatgccaaaatttaaaaaacccagaaggtGAGGTTTGGTATTTTTTCAGAACCTTTAAATTTAGCTTTACAGGCATTTtgatgaaaaggagaaatgtggTAGGATTATTAGAGTAATTTTGTCACTCACTTCCACTTGCTATTTGTTTGTTGACTTTGACTTAAACCTGAGATTGACAGCATCCCTTTCAACTGCTGAATGTAGCTGGTTATGattcatttatttctatttcctgcctttcctcaactgttttcaaatgtatttttgttggGTACTTAAGACAAGAAAAGGACAAACAAGCAGTCCTACAGTCAGATCAGCATGTGGCAGCGGAAGGGAAAAAGTTAAGGAGATGCAGTTGCAAGCTTTTCTTGCTTAAGGGAGATCAGTTTTGAGaaggtgagaaacagccctgtaAAGAGTTTTCATTTACGCGTGGTCAGcacaaaaccaagacaaaaccCCTGACACTTCAGAACAACACTGAGTGCCCTTAAACAGCCATCAGCAAGTGATGCAcgatattaatttaaaaagccatGGGTGGGAATCAGAGGTGCCTGTATGGTTTGGACACCAAGTTCCCACTCTCTTAACTAAGAATAGCTTCTGGGTTATGTGGATACTGTCAGTCTGAGGACAGAActcttctttattcttgaaataATCTGTGGTTTAGGTTTTGCTTAATACTGGTCAGTGGTTCTCACTATGATTAATATATTTGCTAACAAAAAGGGAACTAtcttttaaacagaactggccagTTGTGGTCAATGCATAAGCCCTAAGTTGTGAAAAATCCCTAATTCATGTTTTCTTGCTGTAGCTCTCCCCTCCCGGTATCCCTCCTGTTCTGCCTACAGTTTTGTGGCAGAATGGAAACTCATGATTAATTCTGCAGTGCCATCTAATGGTATAATAAAGGCAGAGCCTTGGAAATTGGTTTCTTCATATAtctgagaggaggaaaaaaaggaaaatgtggctTTCTGAAAGGAACGGTTACACTGTCCTTACTCTGCCACCAATTCCCAGAGTAGTTAGCCTGGCAATGCTACctttaaaaagagattatttCTTGAGAAATAGCTCCCTTAAAATCCATTTAAGAGTTTTGATTGGGTGTGCTGTTTAGTTACAAAACAGTTTCTAAGTTATGCAGTGCAAGTGCATAGGAAGTGCACTTCTATTACAGCTGTGGAGAAGGAGGGCCTCTTGTCCATTTTGTTCTCTGTCTTTTAAAGCACCTCATCTTTACAGAGCCTGAGGAGACAATCCATCAGCCAGGTTTTACCTGCAGTAGAAGAGACcaaagcttgctttttcttaGCTCCTTGCTCTTGCCTAAATGAGCTCATGACCAACAAATGTGCTTTTATGCTTTGGAGAGACTAACATTTCAGGGCAGCCCATTTTCCAAGAGCCTGTGAAAATCTGAGCTGTGTTCTAGGATTCCTCTTTTCCCTCCATCTCCCACCAATTCAGAAGGTCAAAGGTTTGCTTTTAGAGCCAGTGGCTTAGAAAAATCCCATCTTGCTCTACAGCTGCCTTGCTTTCCCTCTATCCAGAAACTGCTGATTTTTGACAGTTGAGGTAATAGGCTGATATGTGAACCCGAGTGGTTCTTCCTTTCAGGGACCTTGATTTACCCCTTCATGCCCAAGAAATGCATTCTGCATGCAGTCAGtccagcagcatcccaggcATCCCTTGCTGCATGCATGCCATGCAGCCCTGCCCcacatttcaaaacaacagaaacTGCTGGCAGGCTTCCTCCCCTGATTATCCTGGCTGGGAAAGCAGCTAGAGGTAGATGTGGTAATGCATAAGGAGCAAGAATAGTAGCTCCAGCTGCTCCAGATTTCCCCACGAAAAGAAGATTTCACATCCAGACCTCAGAAAATCCCTATTGTGGGTACTACTGTTTATCCGCCCATCCATTCTTTCTATTGCACCTGACATTTCCCTGACATCTGAGCTGAACAACATCACCAGCCAGCATCTCTTCtggccagcctgctgctgggcagagTCTGTCTGGAAAAAGAGTCCATTTCCTCCTTGGAAACCCTCCTTTTCATCTGCCTTCCTTggccctggggacaggggacatgaggaggcagcagggcttTCCTTTCAGCCCACACAGCTGAGAGAGGGACGCATGCTTACTCGTAGTCTTGGATATAAGTCTGTCGCTTGGGTTTAATCTGCGACAAATCTCCCCCATGGAGCAATGCACATCTCAAGTGGCACATGAGGAGACAGGGCTAATCCACCTTGAGacactgctttctccttttgccTTCAGTATCCCTGCTCACTTTTAGTGTAGTGCCAAGGGAAAGTTTTCTGCCATGGGGAGTCACAGCCCACCATCCTCTCTCTGCTCCGAGGGTACCCTGGACATTTGgttgcttctttcttttgcaacaCATTGTTCTGCCCAGGAGTAAAGGCTGCCAAGGCaccttttctgctcttcacacTGCTGTGACAGGGAAGCCCTGTGCACACATAGCTCTCCTGGCTGGTTTCTTAGCCCTCTCCCTGTTGAAGCCGCAGCAGGAAGCAGCTGAGGAAACAGCCTTGAAGCCACTTATGctggtattttaaaagtgatggCATTTTTCAGATTGCTGTCTCAGGggtgaacaaaaaaataaaaccaaaaccagtcacatccctgcctgctgctctgacaGGGAAGGACATCCGGCCTTGTTGGAAGTGTGATGAGaggcaaaacaaaggaaaaattgcaTCAAGAGTGAATTGGGCTACAAAGCACCAGTGTGAGGAGCTGTCAGTCTCTGTTAGTACTACAGGTATATCATCAACTTTGCAACACGataataagaaaaatggaaaagaaaatatctgacTCCAGCAGACCTCTTGCTCTGCACTTGTGGGCTAAAGCCTGGTGCCAGCCAAGCTGTCCTCAGTGTGGGGTTGCACCACAGACAGCCCACAGCACTCACGCTCTGCTGAGCTGTCCTCACTACTGCTCAACTCTCCCTAGAGAAGATTTCTTAAATGTGCTACAGCGGCTTGATGTTAAACAACATTTCCAGCCTCTTCTTCCCACCTCTTGCCTAGGCTTTTAGCTCATGGAGGCACCTCTTTCTCCACTGACAGTGTAGCCCTGGCTACTTGCAGGCATGGAGAGAAAGGGGCTTTTCTGTCATGACTTCTGATCTTAAAGGGTGAGATTTTTCCACATACCATCAGCACCAGTTTGCCTTTCTATCATTCCTTGAGCAGCCAAATTAAACAGCTACCAGTTGAGTTTGAAAATAGTCATTTTTGGCAGAGGGTCTGCCTTGCCAATGGCATCACAGAGAGGTAATGGTGGGCAGCCTTTCCTGAGCAGTCAGCAACTTTATGCTGACCATTTTCCATAGCCCAAGTTTCCCCACAAGTAGGTTTCCCAGAGCTGGTGCTCTCAAAAACAAGCACATAGTATGACTGCATTGTCAAGAGCTGAGCAGACTAAAGGAATAAgccaaacaaaaagcagaggagaaggagggattCTGCAACTTGCATAGCTGGAAGGCTGAGACCCAGATACTGGCCTGACATCTCCTAGGGCACGGGCAGCATGAAGGAACAAACCATGTTTTTGAGCTCCAGTCTCACTGCTTGGTTACATGGCTTTGAGTGTCTTCTAATCTCCCCCATGtgaatttttctttgtagtttGCTCCATCTACACAAGCTTGATCCACGAGTGCCAGATGAACTGTTGTATGGGCGCATGGGCTATCTCTATGCGCTAATATTTGTGAACAAGCACTTCGGAGAGGAAAAGATCCCTCAAAGTCACATTCAGCAGGTACTGTGGCTTCTGCTGATTTGTTAGCTGTCTCTTCCCATGTAGCTCATCTTTGGGCAGATACAAATCAATGCTAGATGTAGAGAGCTCTGGCAACAAGGGAGAAACCACATCATGGTAcccctgctgctgttcttccaaAGGGACAAAGCACCACACCCCACCACCCATTTAAATCCATAGGCAGTACTGAATTGGCATTTCACTCCCTCACCCACACTCTTCCCTCTGCTTGGGCAGAAAACCAGCTCTTTTGTTCTGTGTCAGGATACTCACTGTGCCGTGTCCAAGACAGCAGCATTTCCCTCACCCACATCTGTTCCCATCCACAGGTCTGTGAAGCAGTTGTAGCCTCAGGAGAGAGCTTGGCCAAAAGGAGGAACTTTACAGCAAAAAGCCCACTGATGTATGAGTGGTACCAGGAGTACTATGTAGGAGCAGCCCATGGTTTGGCTGGGATTTACTACTATCTCATGCAGGTAAGAGGCACTGGAGCGGAAGGGCCTTTAGCAGCTGTTTCACATTTCTTTGAACAAGGAGGAGCATCTGAGTTGGTGCTTGGTGATGTCAAACTGGGCAAGATCCCTTGTATGGTAGACTTAATCCTGTGTCTGATGATACATCCCCATTTCTAAAGGTTTTCCCCAAGTCTCTTGAGATTGAATTTCCCACCTCCATGGAGATCTGTAGAGAAGTGTGACCTGCATTATACCAGCAGTTTCACATAATGGAGGCCTGTAGGTCAGCTGGGTCTGAGCTTCCCCCTCTTGTGTTAATTGCTTATGAAGTATTCCCATTTGTTGGTATGTGTGGACTTCCTGCATTTTTTGAGGTGGTTACTTGAAGCAATCTCAGATTGTTACAGAGTGAGAATCTCTGTAAGAAAACCATGGTGAAAGAGATCATTCATAGTAGGAAAATGGGAAATGCCTTTGTTTCTAAATCAGGGTTTATATCCAAATGTGAAGGGGGTGGGACTTTTTACTTTGATAAAGCAGCTGAGTTCTGTAGTGCCTGAAGCAGGCAGGGCAAGACAAgaggctgggagctgcagcGCCCCTTTGCTTTGATGCTGTCTTTCTCACAATTTTGCACAACTCACTGGAGCTCTGGGAATATTCCTTTCCCTGGCTCTGAAATGAGGGTGATAATTCCCCTATGTCAGTCACTTTGTGCCTAAATTTACAGTGCTTAAGCTCTTAAGAACATTGCATTTCCAAAGCATTAAGGGCACCCACTGAGTAAcgcaaattattttaacatagcAATGTTCATAGAAATAGGTGATAACTTTTACTACACCTAGCTCTCACAGCAGGTGGAAAAGCAGCCACCAGTTTTCAAGTATTTGAGCTTTCCTTCAGGACCCTCAAAGTTCAAGCCCACACACAGGATAAGCGGAGTTCCTATGAATACAACCCCCTTATGCAACTCAGAGAGGAAAGAGTGGTTGATGGTTTTAAAGCAGAAGGAGATTTGGCAAGAAGAGGATGCGAGGTGATTATTCCCCAGGAGCACATAACGGCTAGTTGGGAGCAGGGGAGACAGCAGTGTGCTCTGAGCCCAAATTTGCACTGAGTCCCTGAGCTTGTTCCCAGGctgatgttttaaataattttaagtgtAAGACTCACCTAAAATACTGCATGAGCTTCATGCTCCTCTGCTGTATGAAGTACAAGGAGCCTGGATCAGCCAAGCATGATGCACAGAGAGCCTTGAGGGAAGCAAACAAGGGAAATATGGAGAGGAGGACATTGGACTTTTATCTCTAATGGTTTTACAGCACAagtattgatttttaattttcaccCTATCAACCTGGGAACAGTGCGATCCTTAGATGAGAGTGCTTATTGCACTCTGCTGTGGGAAATTAGAACTGCACAGATTTCATGTGGGGCAGTGTCATTGGAAGAGGACACTGAAGCTACTCCCTTGCTTCCATCTGAGGTCAGCGGTGAAGCCACCCGCTTGCAGTTACCCAGAAACATCTGTGAAAATGCAGCATCACAGCCCCCCAGCTGGGCTAGCCCAGCAGCTCAGAGCTGAGATGCTCTAGGTGCTAGGAATCATTCCTGGTATTCATCCTTAATATTGATTTTAGACAGTTTATCTCTCTACCCCAACTCTGGGTACCTGAAACTATTCCTATGCATCTTCAGGAAAAGGAGCAGCAAGCTGTCTTGCTTAGAGGGCCAGGTGACACGCTAAGGACAGTCTTTGTTTCTGGGGATGCAAGGGTACGACTGGAAGTAGGTCCCTGCCAAAGGGCAGAGCAGCCTGGGACCAAGTGAGTATTTGTGATGTGTGAAAGCCTGGACCACAGAAGTTACTTCATTTACAAGGAGCAAGTGGGTAAATAGCCATAgttgtttctgtctttcaggCAAATCTTGGGCCTCTTACGGACAGACAGAATGGTAATTCTTCCTGATTTAACACTTTCTGTCTCTTAGCCTGGCCTTGGAATGAGCCAAGTAAAACTGCACAACACAGTCAAATCCAGCGTGGACTACGTCTGCCAGCTCAAGTTCCCATCTGGCAATTACCCTCCATGCATCAATGACACCAGAGACCTACTCGTCCACTGGTGCCATGGGGCACCAGGTGTTATCTACATGCTTGTCCAGGCCTACAAGGTACCAGAAATCTTGCAAAAACTCTTTGGGGACCCCTAAATGTGGAACTTCATCGTGGAGAAGACTGTTGAGACCCTCCCTGCCTGAGAGTAGGATGGCTTGTTACAATGGAATCACCCCACAGGGACCACTGACTGATATGGaaatcagtcttttaaaaaaattctttctgaaaatacccATCAGCTGTGTGGGGTGTCCTGTGGCAGGTGACTGATGGTGACAACTAGTTGTGTGAAGTAATGGTCATACAGCCCCATTCATCATATCAAAATCATCCTCCTTTAAAGTAGACAGCAAAGTCACAGCATTAAGACTTCAGTAGGAGAGAAACTAATTAACCCAAGCCTCCCCACTCACACAGGGATGCTCTCAGCAAGAGGGAATATTTCTTGTGTCTACAGGTCTTTGGGGAGCAGCAGTACCTAAATGATGCCCTGCAGTGTGCAGAAGTGATCTGGCAGTATGGGTTACTGAAGAAAGGCTACGGGCTGTGCCATGGGACAGCTGGCAATGCTTACGGCTTCCTCGCACTGTACAACCTTACTCAGAACATGAAATACCTGTACAGGGCCTGCAAGGTAAGAGCCTCTGTGAGGATGGGAGAGGGGAGTattcatttctgccttttacaTCACCGCCTTTGCAACCCAATTTCTAGTGTGGTGAGATGCAGCTAGATCTGACCAGCTCCACCAGAATAGTCCTTCAGCAGTGCAGTCACTGTCTGACAGCCTGTACAGACGGAATATCCTGAAGAAGCCTTGCTCTGCAAGGGATAATGTGAGGATGAgggtggtattttttttaagatctgtcTGTAACAAAATTTGAACactttttgttcctcttttctCAGTTTGCAGAGTGGTGTTTAAGCTATGGCCAACATGGGTGCCGCACTCCAGACACGCCATTCTCTCTGTTTGAAGGTAACCTCCATCTCTAGGCTTGTATTTTACTCCTGGATCTGAGCCAGTCCAGcaccaaagaaaaccaaataccCACTCCACTGAAGTCTTTGCAAAACTCAGTCTAGAGGATGGGAAGGAAATTGTATTAATTGTTTCTATCCTTTCCCAGAAGCAGTCTTCTTGTAGCACAGGCTAATGTCTTAGCTGGAGCATCTTGTCCTCCTTGGGCCTCCCGCACAGATTCTGCACACAGGTCTCAAGGGGAATTCTTCAATGGGTACAGGCCAAAGTCTACCTTATGGTAATTTGTAGCCTGGCTTCTCAggcagtttcttttctgtgcatttttaagGATTAAAGTCCTTCATGGGCTTTCCAGTTCCGTTCCAAAGGTGAGTGAGGAACAGATGGGGCTGCTTTCGTAGGGTTTGTTGGCTCCTGTGGCACTTTGTGGCTCCTGCTAACGGCTCCCCCAAAATCTGCCATCAGCAGGTATTGCTGAAAGATCCTGTTCTTCAGCTAACGTAAATCTCCCTAGTTTTGCTGCAGGCCAAGGAACAAGAACAGTTACTTCAGTGAGGACCTCAGACAACAATGTCACAGGGTCCAGAGTTTTGCAAAGATACTCAGATTGTTAAACCTCTGAACAGGTAAAGCAGAagggagggagctggagggggtACAACCCATCATGTTTTCCCAGGTGCTTTTCAACATTTGATTAACTTCAGAATGCTTTCCCCACTGAAGTACCTAAGTTGCTTGGGAAACCTGGGTTCAGACCTCGGAAATTATTTAGgtccttctgaaaatgtttacttttcttctctcttcatgACTATTCACCCCCTGGATCATTGATAAAATGGGTGTCCAAAGAGAATCTCTCTGAAGCACATTGTATTTTCTTATCCTCAGGAATGGCTGGAACAATTTACTTTCTTGCTGACCTGCTGGTGCCAATGAAGGCCAAGTTCCCCGCATTTGAACTCTAAATCTGAGCTTGGCAATTTCCTGCCTGAATCCTTCCACACTTACAAAAGCAGTTCGaagctgctttctccttcttccaaaCTCATCGTTGTTAACCTAACTGAATGTAAATCCATCCTCCTGACGGCATGCTAAGTTCTCTGGTCATCTCATTGCATTGTTTCAATTTAAAAGACAGAATGCAGGTTTTGCTGGTGTCTCTTAAAAAtgcagggctgcaggtgggagcagggagaaaatgTACAGTATTTTGTTGGCTATAGAGTTTTGCTATTTTGTGTATCGCGTTTCCTGGGAGAAAGTTTTCTATTAAATGTAACTTTggccatttaattttttgttggttggttggttggttggtttggtttggttgttttgttctGACAAGTAATTGCAGGAATTTAGTTgcctttggaaaacaaaagatgaaaaactgagACTATTGCCCAGCAAGttgtttttaagtgttttctttctgaacaccCAGGGAGTAGGCAGTTCAGTAGCTGGGCTGCTCCACATGAAGTGAATGCGATGGACTGTGGAGTCTTTATAtaagtttttttaatgtcagattGCAAGTGGCACAGCTGGAACTGACAGGCCAAAACCTTGTCCTGAATTTTCCACCTGTCTGCTTTAACAGCAATGGCTATGTATAGctcttttgtgcattttttccaGTGACAGACAAATAATCCATTTGCTTTTGTGCTTATTTGCCATCTTATGCTAAACTTTGCAAAAGTCCATTGATCATCTAATGGAAAACTCCAATCTAAAAGCGAGCTAAGCATGCTTGTTGGTGTGGTCTCTTCTGTTTAGCTTCGAAAGTTTATTTTGcagtctttatttaaaattgtctATGAATATTATAGGTGTTAGGTGGTGCCAggcccaccagcagcagcatgggaaAAGAAGTGTATTCTACTGAGTTCTGTCAGTGTTTAACCTATTACCTGTATAGATGTTGCTTACATGCTTTGTTTTATAAGCTTTCCTGAACCTGGATAATTTGACTCACTTGTTTGCCTTGTTACTGCTTGTTGTATTTTGATATGCAACCACACACCTACCCAACTGGAAAATCTGCCCTAGGTTAAATAGCTTTGACCTGTCAAGCAGACCAGATACTTGCAAGGGGTAAATCTGCTTTTCCATCCTTAGCTGATGCTACACTAATTTGCAGCAATTAGGGACCTGACCCTGTAAACCACTTTCTTGGTACTGAGCATGAGCTAAAACACTGAGAACAGTGAGAGTTACTGGTGCAGCCGTACCGCTTTGTGCTGTTTGAGGGCAGCTCCTCAGCCTGCACAAGAGTAGGtgtgggttttaattttttaagggCCCAGTTGCCGAGTGCCTCTGGTCACCTAAGAGCAGGCGAGCAGCTGCAGGGCAGTGCGGCCAACCTCCAAGCCGGCACACTCCTGCACCAGCGATAGTGAAGGAGGAGGACCAAACCTGGCACACTAACACAGCTAGCTCACATGTGCCTGAACACAGGCTGCTCCACAGCAAAGAGTAGAAACCATTCCTGGAAGGCTGCCTGCTTCCTGAAAGCTCAGCCTCCTGCTGCCATCACATGTTTCTGGAAGTTCATCAGAAGACAGCCTGAAGCACAGAGAAGCTCATCTGCTTTGGGCTGAGCATCCCTGTCAGAAGCCTCAAGCTCATGCAGACTCAGTGGTGGTCAATCCCTTTCATTCACGGGGCCTAAATAACACAGGGAGGAGACTGGAAAGGAGAAACAGCCTTGAGAGCAGGATTTGGCTAATCAAACAGTTTGGAGGTGGGATCCTGTAGTATGAGACCTGCTCTAAGTTACCTCCCAGCTTGGCTGGTGTGATGGCAGTGTAGGGACACTGCTCTCAGCCTGGGTTTCTCCCAGGCACTGCTTCTGTAAAGGAGATGGTTCATGCAGCCTGGTGTCATGGCAGCATCGCATCCCAGGGTTTGTACACTGATTAGGGGATCGTCAGGGCCTGGTGTACAACTGCTGAGTGAAGcactgtttattaaaaatgctgaaatgaacAACCTTTGGGTTATTTTTATCCCCTGCTTTGTGACCAGGATTCATGTCTGAAGAGATCAAGATACGCCACAACAGCCACTCTGGTGGCTCCTGGAGGCTCACTGGCCTCCCACCCACCCTGAGTGTTAAAGAGTATTCCACACATTTTTCCCTGTCTGCAATCTGTCAAGGCGAGTCCTGTGCTTTCCCTTGCAGGCTATGCTTTTCTCCCAGGACATCCTTTTGCAGCGCTGTCTCTGTGCAAGGCCGCATCCTCCCTGCTGTGGCTTCCATTGGAGACCACAGCCCTGTAGGTTAGTCTTAATTGCATCAAAATACACCTGTGTACACCACTGGCCACCAGAAAGAGGATGTGGATCCTCCCAAAAAAGCACCTCTTCCCCAGTGGAAGGAGGTACAGGCTGCCTCTGGGAGCCTGTGACTGTCTAGCACCAGAGGCTTTAAGACCAGCCTATCAGGAATGGTATGTGCCCTCCAGCACGAGCATAAATTAGGTTGCTTGAGGTCCTATACAGCCTGATTCTCTacaattttcctttctattaAGGTTTGTGGTAAAGCTCTTCAGGGAGGGGTTCCAGCCATTGGGATGGGAAAGCAGCATAGCACAGAGTTTCTCTGGCTGCCGTTCCTTTCTCATACAGCGGTGTGGTGCTGCCCTTTTCCACCCATCTTTATGCCAAGTGGAGGGTGCAGGAGCAAGACGAAGCCTGAAAACACACAACTGCTCCTGCTTCAACAAGCTACCTGAGAGGGACTTTATCAGAAGTGTAGATGCTTAACACTTAGTTCTTGATAATGGTTATGTTTGTCCATGGCaatgttctgttttaaaaaatcaagtgCCTCATTCTCCCAAGAAATaagtaaaaacatattttgaatgCATTGCCATCTGGCTCGGTTTGTGTTCGCCTCCTGTGGTACCAGTGTGATCAGTAAGATGAAAAATGTCACAAATACTGTTAACCAAACGCCACCTGTAGGTGTGCATCTGCCCCAAGaagctgttgtggtttcagctCTCAAGAGCTGACAGCCTCAGCTATGAAAGAGGTGACATAGGGACAGCACAAGAGGACAAATACGTTattgctgcctctgcccagcttACTTCATTTCTCATTCCTGCATATTAACTTTTCAACCCACAAACTGAGATCAGTACCAATGCTAAATCCATGGCTAATACTATGTTGCAAGCAAATCCACCCTCCCCTGAGCGGTGGTCAGTCCCGACAGCATTAGCAGTCAGACACACAGCTCATCTGATAAATCAGTTTACAAACTACCACTGCAGTCATTTAATGCACACTGGTTTCACATTGAAACCACTTCAGAGTAGGCTGCTGGCTTCAGCATGTCAGACACCCTTGTGTTGATAAGGAAGAAGCACAGAAGAGCAACTTGGCCTCCACAAaccccagctctgtccctgtcTGGGGGCAGAAGGCTTTGTTTCCATCTGACAGGTGTGGAGCTGGGCAAGGTGGAGAATTTAGGTTGCATGGTCCCACCTGCAATATCACAAAAGCAgctgtgggagaagcagccgcgAGGGGCACAAAGCTGCTGGCGAAGGGCTTCATTTACACAAATCAGCCAGCGAGACCTTGCTTCTCTCCAGCATCTCATCTGACTTCCATCCCTCTGCACCACTATCTcacctttccccttcccctcttttattttgttcatgtttttccACCACAGTGTAATACCATGGCCAAATGTGAGTGGGGTTTTCTGATGGTAACACTCAAGGGAATGTGGCTGGTCCTAGTGAGGCCACAAGTCCTGCTCCAGGCCAGCAAGGTGCCAGCACATACAGTTGATTTGTTGCAAGGGAttctattttatgttttaaattatttttttatattgggAAGAACAACACAGGTTCCTCACATCTCACTGCCCAGAACAGCTGAGGCCTTTGGCCACAGTGTCCCCTGCGTCCCTTTAGCTGCACCTGGGAAAGAAACTTGAACTGAAGGCCAGTACCCAGACCAGGAAATCTAAACCCAAAGAGTTACAACTCAACATTACAAAGTGTCTGAAGATAAAATCCAACAGAGCAGGAGGTGGCAGATCTGCCCAAAACAAGCACCTGAGAAAACATG contains these protein-coding regions:
- the LANCL1 gene encoding glutathione S-transferase LANCL1, with translation MMAQRALPNPYADYDKSLATGYFDAAGRLTPEFTQRLNNKIRELLQQMERGLKSADPQDCTTYTGWAGIALLYLHLYDVYGDPAYLQVAHEYVKKSLSCLTRRSITFLCGDAGPLAVAAVVYHKLQNQKQSEDCVTRLLHLHKLDPRVPDELLYGRMGYLYALIFVNKHFGEEKIPQSHIQQVCEAVVASGESLAKRRNFTAKSPLMYEWYQEYYVGAAHGLAGIYYYLMQPGLGMSQVKLHNTVKSSVDYVCQLKFPSGNYPPCINDTRDLLVHWCHGAPGVIYMLVQAYKVFGEQQYLNDALQCAEVIWQYGLLKKGYGLCHGTAGNAYGFLALYNLTQNMKYLYRACKFAEWCLSYGQHGCRTPDTPFSLFEGMAGTIYFLADLLVPMKAKFPAFEL